The following proteins are co-located in the Ketogulonicigenium robustum genome:
- a CDS encoding heavy-metal-associated domain-containing protein, giving the protein MKFRVENMTCGGCARAVTAAIREIDPDAVVNAAPADRLIDVTSRADAAQISAALDEAGFPAIPSA; this is encoded by the coding sequence ATGAAGTTTCGCGTTGAAAATATGACCTGCGGCGGCTGCGCCCGCGCTGTGACCGCCGCGATCCGCGAGATCGACCCCGATGCGGTCGTGAACGCCGCACCTGCCGACCGCCTGATCGACGTGACCTCGCGCGCGGATGCGGCGCAGATCAGCGCCGCGTTGGACGAGGCTGGTTTTCCCGCCATTCCCTCCGCCTGA
- a CDS encoding DMT family transporter — protein MTTQNTRLGIALMVMTTIVFSLQDGLSRQLAGEYNVFMILMIRYIFFAVFALAIARAQAGSMAAAIRTHHPIWQTVRALLLIAEMAVMVYSFKLLGLIETHAVFTSYPLIVAALSGPILREKVGWRRWTAIMIGFVGVLIILQPGQHVFSTTALLPLLAATLFAIYGLLTRYVSRKDSANTSLVWTAVVGAICATAIGVFNIDPMTPHDWLLMLALSVCGMISHWMLIKCYEVAEASAVQPFAFLQVGFVSLIGLFFFNETLEHRVIIGGAIVLAAGLFTLLRERAKAKA, from the coding sequence ATGACAACCCAGAATACCCGCCTCGGCATTGCGCTGATGGTGATGACGACCATTGTTTTCTCGCTTCAGGACGGCCTCTCGCGGCAGTTGGCGGGGGAATACAACGTGTTCATGATCCTCATGATCCGTTACATCTTTTTCGCGGTTTTCGCACTGGCCATCGCACGCGCGCAGGCTGGTTCTATGGCCGCTGCCATCCGCACGCACCACCCCATCTGGCAGACCGTTCGCGCGCTGCTGCTGATCGCCGAAATGGCGGTGATGGTCTATTCGTTCAAACTGCTGGGCCTGATCGAGACCCACGCCGTCTTTACCAGCTACCCGCTGATCGTCGCCGCCCTCTCGGGGCCGATCCTACGCGAGAAGGTCGGCTGGCGGCGCTGGACGGCGATCATGATCGGCTTCGTTGGCGTGCTGATCATTTTGCAACCAGGGCAGCACGTGTTCAGCACCACCGCGCTGCTACCGTTGCTGGCCGCCACCTTGTTCGCCATCTACGGCTTGCTGACGCGGTATGTCAGCCGCAAAGATAGCGCGAATACCAGCCTTGTGTGGACAGCCGTTGTCGGCGCCATCTGCGCTACCGCAATCGGCGTTTTCAACATCGACCCGATGACGCCGCATGACTGGCTTTTGATGCTCGCGCTGAGTGTGTGCGGGATGATTTCGCACTGGATGCTGATCAAATGCTACGAGGTTGCCGAGGCGTCCGCCGTGCAGCCCTTCGCGTTTTTGCAGGTGGGATTCGTCAGCCTGATCGGGCTTTTCTTCTTTAACGAGACGCTGGAACACCGCGTGATCATCGGCGGGGCCATCGTTTTGGCCGCAGGCCTTTTTACGCTGCTGCGCGAGCGCGCGAAGGCCAAAGCCTGA
- the mnmD gene encoding tRNA (5-methylaminomethyl-2-thiouridine)(34)-methyltransferase MnmD, with the protein MDNQHAHITWRDGTIPVSQRFDDPYFSLDNGLEETRYVFLQGNDLPARFTGDFHIAELGFGTGLNFLVTLQAWRRAGAQGHLRFTTFEAFPMAPADRAQALAAFPEITAEAAELTAALAAGNSATFDGNVSLNVIVGDARQTLPAWQGAADAWYLDGFSPAKNPEMWDAALLTEVARHMRPDGTLATYAAAGFVRANLAATGLEVTRLKGYGRKRHMTTARFPR; encoded by the coding sequence ATGGACAACCAGCACGCACACATCACGTGGCGCGACGGGACCATTCCCGTATCGCAGCGTTTCGACGACCCGTATTTCTCGCTCGACAACGGGCTAGAGGAAACGCGCTATGTTTTCCTGCAAGGGAACGACCTGCCCGCGCGGTTCACCGGCGACTTCCACATCGCCGAGTTGGGCTTTGGCACAGGCCTGAACTTTCTGGTGACGCTGCAGGCTTGGCGGCGTGCTGGCGCGCAGGGGCACCTGCGTTTCACCACGTTCGAGGCCTTCCCCATGGCCCCCGCCGACCGCGCCCAAGCGCTGGCCGCCTTCCCCGAGATCACCGCCGAAGCCGCCGAGCTGACCGCCGCCCTTGCAGCCGGCAACAGCGCGACATTCGACGGGAACGTCAGCTTGAACGTGATCGTGGGTGACGCACGGCAGACCCTGCCCGCATGGCAGGGCGCGGCGGATGCGTGGTATCTGGACGGGTTTTCCCCCGCCAAGAACCCCGAAATGTGGGATGCCGCCCTGCTGACCGAGGTCGCCCGCCACATGCGCCCCGACGGCACACTGGCAACCTACGCCGCAGCGGGCTTCGTGCGGGCCAATCTGGCTGCGACGGGGCTTGAGGTCACCCGCCTGAAGGGGTACGGGCGCAAGCGTCACATGACAACAGCCCGGTTTCCCCGATGA
- a CDS encoding NAD(P)/FAD-dependent oxidoreductase, which produces MASYDVTVMGAGVFGLSCAWAMVQRGAKVQVIDPFGVGAGASGGVVGALAPHVPDQWNPKKQFQLDALLMAERYWAEVAVVGGLDSGYARLGRIQPLADAHAVDLARARVAGAEQLWGDAAIWRVEALAGGPWGVTSPTGLAVFDSLTARIAPLRAVHALAAAIVAKGGVIAADGVATGAVVWATGYAGLQDLTLAMGRSAGGGVKGQAAVFALDLRDQPQLFTDALHVVPHADGTTAIGSTSENAWDDDTATDDQLDALIAKARALVPVLADAQVTSRWAGVRPKARSRAPLLAAHPLQPGVFVANGGFKIGFGVAPMVGKVMADLVLEGVDNIPAGFGF; this is translated from the coding sequence ATGGCAAGCTATGATGTAACCGTGATGGGGGCGGGTGTGTTCGGCCTGTCCTGCGCATGGGCCATGGTGCAGCGCGGGGCCAAGGTGCAGGTGATCGACCCGTTTGGCGTGGGCGCTGGCGCAAGTGGCGGGGTGGTCGGCGCACTGGCCCCCCATGTGCCGGACCAGTGGAACCCCAAAAAGCAGTTCCAGCTGGACGCGCTGCTGATGGCGGAACGCTACTGGGCCGAGGTCGCTGTCGTAGGTGGTTTGGACAGCGGCTACGCGCGGCTGGGCCGCATTCAGCCCTTGGCCGACGCGCATGCCGTTGATCTGGCGCGGGCGCGCGTGGCTGGGGCCGAACAGTTATGGGGCGATGCCGCCATTTGGCGGGTCGAGGCGCTGGCGGGCGGGCCGTGGGGCGTGACATCGCCCACGGGGCTGGCCGTGTTCGACAGTCTCACGGCGCGGATCGCGCCTTTGCGGGCGGTGCATGCGCTGGCGGCGGCTATTGTGGCCAAAGGCGGTGTCATCGCGGCGGATGGTGTGGCGACGGGCGCTGTGGTGTGGGCGACGGGCTATGCGGGCCTGCAGGACCTGACCTTGGCCATGGGGCGCAGCGCGGGCGGCGGCGTCAAGGGGCAGGCGGCGGTGTTCGCGTTGGACTTGCGCGATCAGCCGCAGCTTTTCACCGATGCGCTGCATGTCGTGCCCCATGCCGACGGGACAACCGCCATCGGGTCGACGTCCGAAAACGCGTGGGATGACGATACCGCGACCGATGACCAGTTGGACGCGCTGATCGCCAAGGCGCGCGCTTTGGTGCCGGTGCTGGCCGACGCGCAGGTGACCTCACGCTGGGCGGGGGTGCGGCCCAAGGCCCGATCACGGGCGCCGCTGCTGGCAGCACACCCACTGCAGCCGGGCGTGTTTGTGGCAAACGGCGGGTTCAAAATCGGCTTTGGCGTGGCCCCGATGGTCGGCAAGGTGATGGCAGATCTGGTGTTGGAGGGGGTAGATAATATCCCCGCAGGCTTCGGCTTTTAA
- the moaB gene encoding molybdenum cofactor biosynthesis protein B, with protein sequence MTDRAFIPLSIAVLTVSDTRTLADDRSGDVLVQRLHDAGHTLVARAIMPDDRTSIADQLRAWCADPAIDVVVSTGGTGLTGRDVTVEAHRDVYEKEIDAFGTIFALISFQKIGTSAVQSRATGGVAQGTYMFALPGSPSACKDAWDGILAAQLDYRHKPCNFVEIMPRLDEHLRRKG encoded by the coding sequence ATGACCGACCGCGCGTTTATACCCCTGTCGATTGCCGTTCTGACGGTGTCCGACACCCGCACATTGGCCGATGACCGCTCGGGTGATGTTCTGGTGCAGCGCCTGCACGATGCCGGCCACACCCTTGTCGCCCGCGCGATTATGCCCGACGACCGCACGTCGATCGCCGACCAGCTGCGGGCGTGGTGCGCCGACCCGGCAATCGACGTGGTAGTCAGCACCGGCGGCACCGGCCTGACCGGCCGCGATGTGACGGTCGAGGCTCACCGCGATGTGTATGAGAAAGAAATTGACGCCTTCGGCACCATCTTTGCGCTGATCTCGTTTCAAAAAATCGGCACATCCGCCGTGCAAAGCCGCGCGACGGGGGGCGTGGCGCAGGGCACCTACATGTTCGCGCTGCCGGGCAGCCCCTCGGCCTGCAAAGACGCCTGGGACGGCATTTTGGCCGCGCAGCTGGACTATCGTCACAAGCCCTGCAACTTCGTCGAAATCATGCCGCGCCTTGACGAACACCTGCGCCGCAAGGGTTAA
- a CDS encoding uracil-DNA glycosylase — protein sequence MDSAPDFFAARDMLAWLVELGADEAIGDAPVNRYALPAETPKAVQPEAAPTPTLAPPPTIDPVAEAIAAAAAAHTLGDLAAQMAAYAHCDLRQGARNLVFSDGLPSARVMIIGEAPGRDEDREGRPFVGRAGQLLDKMFAAIGLARSAQMADQGLYITNVLPWRPPENRTPNDAEIAMMLPFLQRHIELAAPEFIVLMGNTPCKALLGQAGILRLRGTWGAVQNIPTLPMTHPAYLLREPAAKREAWADLLSLKARL from the coding sequence ATGGATTCTGCACCGGATTTCTTTGCGGCACGTGACATGCTGGCCTGGCTGGTCGAACTGGGCGCCGACGAGGCGATCGGCGACGCGCCGGTCAACCGTTACGCGTTGCCCGCCGAAACCCCGAAGGCCGTGCAGCCAGAAGCAGCGCCTACCCCCACACTTGCCCCACCGCCCACCATCGACCCCGTGGCCGAAGCCATAGCCGCCGCAGCTGCCGCCCACACGCTAGGGGATCTGGCCGCGCAGATGGCCGCCTATGCGCATTGCGACCTGCGCCAAGGGGCGCGCAATCTGGTTTTTAGCGACGGGCTGCCCAGCGCGCGCGTGATGATCATCGGCGAAGCCCCCGGCCGCGACGAGGATCGCGAGGGACGACCCTTCGTCGGGCGCGCGGGCCAGTTGCTGGACAAGATGTTCGCGGCCATCGGGCTGGCCCGCAGCGCGCAAATGGCGGATCAGGGTCTGTATATCACCAATGTTCTGCCGTGGCGGCCGCCCGAAAACCGCACCCCGAATGATGCGGAAATTGCCATGATGCTGCCGTTTTTGCAGCGCCATATCGAACTGGCCGCCCCCGAGTTCATCGTGCTGATGGGCAATACCCCGTGCAAGGCGCTGCTGGGGCAGGCCGGCATCTTGCGCCTGCGGGGTACTTGGGGCGCGGTGCAGAACATTCCCACCCTTCCCATGACCCACCCCGCCTATCTGCTGCGCGAACCCGCCGCCAAGCGCGAGGCCTGGGCCGACCTTTTGTCCCTGAAAGCCCGCCTATGA
- the dgcA gene encoding N-acetyl-D-Glu racemase DgcA yields the protein MINIQVERFALASAFRISRGAKTEADVVTVEVMRGGFTGRGECVPYARYRETVESVRAQIRTLPADISRADLQKALPAGAARNAVDCALWDLEAKMQGKPVWQLAGLPQPVPQITAYTLSLDTPDAMEEAARKNAHRPLLKIKLGTPDDLPRLQAVRRGAPGPAIIVDANEGWSVFDYIALAPHLVDLGVKLVEQPLPAVNDDALRGIARPLPVCADESSHSRRELTDLVGKYDVVNIKLDKTGGLTEAIALRRAAEAAGLKIMVGCMVGSSLSMAPAVLLAQGAAYVDLDGPLLLAEDRPQGLLYDAAGVHPPQADLWG from the coding sequence ATGATAAACATTCAAGTCGAGCGATTTGCGTTGGCATCGGCGTTCCGCATCAGTCGCGGCGCAAAAACCGAAGCCGACGTCGTCACGGTCGAGGTGATGCGCGGCGGTTTTACAGGGCGCGGCGAATGTGTGCCCTACGCCCGCTATCGCGAGACTGTTGAGTCGGTTCGGGCCCAGATTCGCACATTGCCGGCGGATATCAGCCGCGCGGATTTGCAGAAGGCACTGCCTGCGGGTGCCGCGCGCAACGCCGTCGATTGCGCGCTTTGGGACCTCGAGGCGAAGATGCAGGGCAAGCCCGTTTGGCAGTTGGCGGGGTTGCCCCAGCCCGTGCCGCAGATTACGGCCTACACCCTGTCGCTCGATACGCCCGATGCGATGGAGGAGGCCGCCCGGAAGAACGCCCACCGCCCCCTGCTGAAGATCAAGCTGGGCACGCCGGACGATCTGCCCCGCCTGCAAGCGGTGCGGCGCGGGGCCCCGGGGCCTGCCATCATCGTCGATGCAAACGAAGGCTGGAGCGTGTTTGACTACATCGCCCTCGCCCCCCATCTGGTTGATTTGGGCGTCAAATTGGTCGAGCAGCCCCTGCCTGCAGTCAATGATGATGCGCTGCGCGGCATCGCGCGACCTCTGCCGGTCTGCGCCGATGAATCCAGCCATTCGCGGCGCGAACTGACGGATCTGGTCGGCAAATACGATGTGGTCAATATCAAGCTGGACAAGACTGGCGGGCTGACCGAAGCCATTGCCCTGCGCCGCGCTGCCGAGGCAGCTGGCTTGAAAATCATGGTCGGCTGCATGGTCGGATCGTCGCTTTCGATGGCGCCTGCGGTTTTGCTGGCGCAAGGTGCGGCTTATGTTGACCTTGACGGGCCTTTGCTTCTGGCCGAAGACCGCCCGCAAGGCTTGCTTTATGACGCGGCAGGGGTGCACCCGCCGCAAGCGGATCTATGGGGATAG
- a CDS encoding D-amino-acid transaminase encodes MTRIVYLNGEYLPEDKAKVSIFDRGFVMGDAVYEVTAVVGRKLLDFAGHEARLTRSLGEIGIENPFAEGELLAIHRELLARNDIEDGGIYLQVSRGNPGDRDFVFPDPAVVKPTVVLYTQSKPGVLQSESALHGVRVISVPELRWHRRDIKTVQLLYPSMAKMMAKKAHVDDAWFVEDGFVTEGSSNNVYIVKDGVIITRPLSTDILHGITRAALLRYVAETQIAVEERPFTIAEAQAADESFLTSASSFVTPVVEVDGVAVGTGKPGPIAQRLREIYIEEALKAGI; translated from the coding sequence ATGACCCGTATTGTATATCTGAACGGCGAATATCTGCCCGAAGACAAGGCGAAGGTATCGATCTTCGACCGTGGCTTCGTGATGGGCGACGCGGTGTACGAAGTGACCGCCGTTGTCGGCCGCAAGCTGCTGGACTTTGCCGGACACGAGGCGCGTCTGACCCGTTCGCTGGGCGAGATTGGCATCGAAAACCCCTTTGCCGAGGGCGAGCTGCTGGCGATCCACCGCGAATTGCTGGCGCGTAACGACATCGAAGACGGCGGCATCTACCTGCAGGTCTCGCGCGGGAACCCGGGTGACCGCGACTTCGTCTTCCCTGATCCCGCCGTGGTCAAGCCGACTGTCGTTCTTTACACGCAATCGAAGCCGGGTGTGTTGCAGTCGGAATCGGCGCTGCACGGGGTGCGTGTCATCTCGGTTCCCGAACTGCGCTGGCACCGCCGCGATATCAAAACGGTGCAGCTGCTTTACCCCTCGATGGCGAAGATGATGGCCAAGAAGGCGCATGTCGACGATGCATGGTTCGTCGAAGACGGCTTCGTGACCGAAGGGTCGTCGAACAACGTCTATATCGTCAAGGACGGCGTCATCATCACCCGCCCGCTGTCGACCGACATCCTGCACGGCATCACGCGCGCCGCCCTGCTGCGCTATGTGGCCGAGACGCAAATCGCCGTTGAAGAACGCCCCTTTACCATCGCCGAAGCCCAAGCGGCGGACGAGTCGTTCCTAACGTCGGCCTCGTCCTTCGTCACACCGGTGGTCGAGGTGGATGGCGTGGCCGTCGGCACAGGCAAACCCGGCCCGATCGCGCAGCGGCTGCGTGAAATCTACATCGAAGAGGCATTGAAGGCCGGCATTTAA
- a CDS encoding DUF5671 domain-containing protein: MSKSSPLSDFVRDALAKGAGRTVIENQLLAAGWSAGEVKTALAAWGDPTNVMPPVPRPIPSPSAREALFYTLKFLALLVVVWNIINIGFDQIESTFGPHAFRVSRWSIATLIVFAPVFVGLHIYTQRLVQRDAGTRRSNVRIWLGNTGLFFAALTILGVTTGLLGAWLNGALDQMLVLQMLLLAVVAGAVALFFRSELATPEPAPAQDGTA; this comes from the coding sequence ATGAGCAAATCCTCGCCCCTGTCGGATTTCGTCCGCGACGCCTTGGCCAAAGGCGCGGGCCGCACGGTCATCGAAAACCAGCTTCTTGCTGCGGGCTGGAGTGCGGGTGAAGTCAAAACCGCGCTGGCCGCATGGGGTGACCCCACCAACGTCATGCCTCCAGTGCCGCGCCCCATCCCCTCGCCCTCGGCGCGCGAGGCGCTGTTTTATACGCTGAAGTTTCTGGCCTTGTTGGTCGTCGTCTGGAACATCATCAACATCGGCTTCGACCAGATCGAATCGACTTTCGGCCCCCACGCTTTCCGCGTCTCGCGCTGGAGCATCGCTACGCTGATCGTCTTTGCCCCCGTTTTCGTGGGCCTGCACATTTATACTCAACGGCTGGTGCAGCGCGATGCGGGAACACGCCGGTCGAATGTGCGGATCTGGTTGGGTAACACCGGCCTATTCTTTGCCGCGCTCACAATTTTGGGGGTCACCACGGGGCTGTTGGGCGCGTGGCTGAACGGCGCGCTCGACCAGATGCTGGTGCTGCAAATGCTGCTGCTGGCCGTGGTCGCGGGCGCGGTGGCATTGTTCTTCCGCAGCGAGTTGGCGACGCCAGAACCCGCCCCAGCGCAAGACGGCACCGCCTAG
- a CDS encoding DUF1244 domain-containing protein translates to MPDIDNATLIEIEAAAFRRLRQHLMEDRADVQNIDLMNLAGFCRNCLSRWMDEAAAERGITIGKEAAREMYYGMPYEDWRKQHQTAGTPEQLAAFAASHPAPDDKA, encoded by the coding sequence ATGCCTGATATCGACAATGCAACGCTGATCGAGATCGAAGCAGCCGCTTTCCGCCGCCTGCGCCAGCACCTGATGGAGGATCGCGCCGATGTGCAGAACATCGACCTGATGAATCTGGCGGGGTTCTGCCGCAACTGCCTGTCGCGCTGGATGGACGAAGCCGCCGCCGAACGCGGCATCACCATCGGCAAAGAGGCCGCGCGCGAAATGTATTACGGCATGCCGTATGAGGACTGGCGCAAGCAGCATCAAACCGCTGGCACACCGGAACAGCTGGCCGCCTTTGCCGCCAGCCACCCCGCGCCGGATGACAAGGCATGA
- a CDS encoding N-formylglutamate amidohydrolase — protein MTPVQDKVTEAFEIVGAARPARWLITCDHATNRVPDWVSGGDLGLPAADMARHIAYDPGAAGVARALGDLLDAPVVLSRFSRLVMDPNRGEDDPTLLMRLYDGTVIPANRAADADERGRRLDRLYRPYHAAIDALAQRHPDTVIVAIHSFTPQLRARPPRPWHIGVLFDEADPALSHALIAQLQAEGDLVVGANQPYSGHLPGDSIDRHALQAGRANTLIEIRNDLIDGPAAQSLWAARLAPLLQTALTQAEGGRDA, from the coding sequence ATGACACCCGTTCAGGATAAAGTGACCGAGGCCTTCGAAATCGTCGGCGCGGCCCGCCCCGCGCGCTGGTTGATCACGTGCGATCACGCCACCAACCGCGTGCCGGACTGGGTTTCCGGCGGTGATCTGGGGCTGCCGGCAGCCGATATGGCGCGCCATATCGCCTATGATCCGGGCGCGGCAGGCGTCGCACGCGCGTTGGGTGATTTGCTGGATGCGCCGGTCGTGTTGTCGCGTTTTTCGCGTCTGGTGATGGACCCGAACCGAGGCGAGGACGACCCGACGCTGCTGATGCGCCTGTATGACGGCACCGTGATCCCTGCGAATCGCGCGGCAGACGCCGATGAACGCGGCCGGCGGCTGGATCGGCTTTACCGCCCGTATCACGCCGCAATTGACGCGTTGGCACAACGCCACCCCGATACGGTCATCGTCGCCATTCACAGCTTTACCCCGCAACTGCGCGCCCGCCCGCCGCGGCCGTGGCACATTGGGGTTTTGTTTGACGAGGCCGACCCGGCCCTGTCGCACGCCCTGATCGCGCAGTTGCAGGCCGAGGGCGACTTGGTCGTTGGCGCAAACCAGCCCTACAGCGGCCACCTGCCGGGCGACAGCATCGACCGCCATGCCCTGCAGGCGGGTCGCGCCAATACGCTGATCGAGATCCGCAACGACCTGATCGACGGCCCTGCCGCGCAAAGCCTGTGGGCCGCGCGCCTAGCGCCGCTTTTGCAAACTGCCCTCACCCAAGCCGAAGGAGGCCGCGATGCCTGA
- the pyk gene encoding pyruvate kinase codes for MKRHRNVKIVATLGPASSSYAMIRALVEAGADVFRLNMSHGTHEEQKARYDIIRQVEADLNVPIAVLADLQGPKLRVGTFADGPEDLAVGAAFRLDLDPTPGDVTRVQLPHPEIFAALRPGASLLVNDGKIRLKVVECGADFADCTVVVGGAISNRKGVNVPDVVLPLAALSQKDRVDLEFACALGADWLALSFVQRAADVEEARALAKGRAAILAKIEKPAAVDDFDEILAVSDGIMVARGDLGVELPVAAVPPIQKRLIAACRAAAKPVIVATQMLESMIESPMPTRAEVSDVANAIYEGADAVMLSAESAAGKFPLEAVRTMENVAIEVEQDPRYRELLDASRMVDRSSIAEGIVAAAREIADTTDVRAICCYSRSGKTANLVARERPRTPILVLTPLVRTARMMCLSWGTICRMTETVDEFRSAVVAAVRIALAENLADKTDHVVVVAGVPFNTVGSTNILRIAPCDERLIYGTDVA; via the coding sequence ATGAAGCGCCACCGCAATGTAAAGATCGTCGCCACGCTGGGGCCTGCATCCAGCAGTTACGCCATGATCCGCGCTTTGGTCGAAGCCGGTGCGGATGTCTTCCGCCTGAACATGAGCCACGGCACCCATGAGGAACAAAAGGCCCGATACGACATCATCCGTCAGGTCGAGGCGGATTTGAACGTGCCGATCGCCGTGCTGGCTGACCTGCAGGGGCCGAAGCTGCGTGTCGGCACTTTCGCAGACGGCCCCGAAGATCTGGCCGTCGGCGCCGCGTTCCGCTTGGATCTGGACCCGACCCCCGGTGATGTGACGCGCGTGCAACTGCCCCACCCCGAGATTTTCGCTGCGCTGCGCCCCGGTGCATCGCTGCTGGTGAATGACGGCAAGATCCGCCTCAAGGTCGTCGAATGTGGCGCCGATTTTGCCGATTGTACCGTTGTGGTGGGCGGCGCGATTTCGAACCGTAAGGGCGTGAACGTGCCCGACGTAGTGCTGCCGCTGGCCGCACTGTCGCAAAAAGACCGGGTCGATCTGGAATTTGCCTGTGCGCTGGGCGCGGATTGGCTGGCCCTGTCGTTCGTGCAGCGCGCCGCCGACGTTGAAGAAGCCCGTGCACTGGCCAAGGGCCGCGCGGCGATTTTGGCCAAGATTGAAAAGCCTGCGGCTGTCGATGATTTCGACGAAATTCTGGCCGTGTCGGACGGGATCATGGTCGCCCGTGGCGATTTGGGGGTCGAGCTGCCCGTTGCCGCCGTGCCGCCTATCCAAAAGCGTCTGATCGCCGCCTGCCGTGCTGCGGCCAAGCCCGTGATCGTCGCGACGCAGATGCTGGAATCGATGATCGAAAGCCCGATGCCCACACGGGCCGAGGTTTCGGACGTTGCAAACGCCATCTACGAGGGCGCGGACGCCGTCATGCTGTCGGCCGAGTCGGCTGCCGGTAAGTTCCCGCTGGAAGCTGTGCGGACGATGGAGAACGTCGCCATCGAGGTCGAGCAGGACCCCCGCTACCGCGAGTTGCTGGATGCCAGCCGCATGGTCGACCGCTCGAGCATCGCCGAAGGCATCGTGGCCGCCGCGCGCGAGATTGCCGACACCACCGATGTGCGTGCGATCTGCTGCTATTCGCGTTCGGGCAAGACGGCCAATCTGGTCGCGCGCGAGCGTCCGCGCACCCCGATTCTGGTGCTGACGCCGCTGGTGCGCACCGCACGGATGATGTGCCTCAGCTGGGGCACGATCTGCCGCATGACAGAAACGGTGGACGAGTTCCGCTCGGCCGTGGTGGCTGCGGTGCGGATCGCTTTGGCGGAAAATCTGGCCGACAAGACCGACCACGTCGTGGTCGTCGCGGGTGTGCCGTTCAACACCGTCGGATCGACCAATATTCTGCGCATCGCCCCCTGTGATGAACGTTTGATCTACGGCACAGACGTGGCATGA
- the rpmI gene encoding 50S ribosomal protein L35, with amino-acid sequence MPKMKTKSAAKKRFKVSASGRVIAGQAGKRHGMIKRTTKFIRNARGTTVLCAADEKIVKQFLPYA; translated from the coding sequence ATGCCTAAGATGAAGACCAAGTCGGCCGCTAAAAAGCGGTTCAAGGTGTCGGCCTCGGGCCGTGTGATTGCTGGCCAAGCCGGCAAGCGTCACGGCATGATCAAGCGCACCACCAAGTTCATTCGCAATGCCCGTGGCACCACGGTTCTTTGCGCTGCTGACGAGAAGATCGTCAAGCAGTTCCTGCCCTACGCATAA
- the rplT gene encoding 50S ribosomal protein L20 produces the protein MSRTKGGTVTHRRHKKVLDAAKGYYDHRRRTFKVAKQAVDKANQYATRDRRVRRRNFRALWIQRINAGVRMVDESLNYSKFINGLALAGIEVDRKVLADLAVHEPETFAAIVEKAKAALA, from the coding sequence ATGTCGCGCACTAAAGGCGGTACCGTCACGCATCGTCGTCACAAGAAAGTTCTTGATGCGGCCAAAGGTTATTACGACCACCGTCGCCGCACGTTCAAAGTGGCGAAACAGGCCGTCGACAAGGCCAACCAATATGCGACCCGTGACCGCCGCGTCCGTCGTCGCAACTTCCGCGCACTGTGGATCCAGCGTATCAACGCAGGTGTTCGCATGGTGGATGAATCGCTGAACTACTCGAAGTTCATCAACGGTCTGGCTCTGGCCGGTATCGAAGTGGACCGCAAAGTGCTGGCCGATCTGGCTGTGCACGAGCCCGAAACGTTTGCTGCCATCGTCGAAAAGGCGAAGGCCGCGCTGGCGTAA